One Aegilops tauschii subsp. strangulata cultivar AL8/78 chromosome 2, Aet v6.0, whole genome shotgun sequence genomic window, CTTTATTTAACTAAAATGTTACAAATCAGACGTTAGATTTAGGCATGACAGATCGAAGGTTTTTCATAGCAATTTATGTTGGCAAGAGAATGACAAAATTAGTTTACAAGGACTGCAATTTCAGGTAAAAATTGAATCGAGACTGATTTGCTTTCATCAACTAAACTTGCCGTACTATGCCATGTCTAAAAATCTGACATTTGTTAGATATTGTCTAAAAATCTGATGTTTGTTAGATATTTTGATCCTTATATAAAGCAACGGAGGAAGTATATCCTAACCGCACCATCGAATCCCTGACTCTTCTTCCCCGCAATTAGAACTCTGTTGTCCTGTCATCTTATCTTACCGTGTGACCACCACTCACACCTCCCTATTCGTACCTCACTCTACCACTATGTTCTATTTATCATTCTACCTATGTCATCACACCCTTCCTCAAGGGCAGGCACTAACTGCAAGCAGATCCCAGGCTAGAAGCATGCGGTTTGATACCTTTTTAGAAGCACAGTATAAACTGACCCAACATTGATAACACACTCTTTTGTAGTCACCACACATACATTAGCTCTACAAGGACCTTTAAAAGACTAAACAGACATATCTTAGGATTGACGAAGTCGTCATATACACCTCGTAGTCAACAGACACGGTCTAAAATAAATCCATGAAATAAGCAAACACATGCGCTAAATCTAGAACTTGAACTCAGACAGGTTGGTTTCATCATAAGAAACTAGCCATCTAAGGTATGCTTAGTTCATGGGTTTCATGTTCATTTTTAGACTCCATCACTTGCGTCGCTCCCAGGAGAGCAGTTCGGGCGAAACCCTAGTCGCcgcccccacctctcctcccATATAACCAACCGCCCTCATTGGAGGAAACCGGCGGGTAAAGCCTCGCGCGACGGATGGCGTTCAACGTGTCCTCGTCTATTCTCGCGGCGGAAGGCCTCTGACCAGAGCATGGCGGTTGGCCCTTGATGGCGGACGCACCTGGCAGAGCATGGACGCCGGGGCAGCGACCCCGGGATCATTCAGTGGTGGCCAGGCTAGTTTAACGGTGAGGGCAGCGATCCCGATGTCGTTGTGGGCCTATGAAGTAGGGATGGCAGTGGCTTGCGGTGGGATGGTGGTGGCTCCCAATGACTATTGTTGCGTGGCAACGTAGCTGGTAGCTTGTCAAGTGGTGGCGGATCTGGCCGTGATATGCTCGTTTGGTCGTCATCCCATGGTGGCGTAGGAGTTTGGCAATAGGGGCGGCGGCCCTAGCTCTTCAACGACGGCGTCCTTCGTGCTCATGAGGACGACCCGACAATTGGGTCTTGAGATGGTTAAGGCCTTCCGAGGTTGGCGACGGGATGTCCGCTCCAACTCTAGGATCCGACTCGGCAGGATCTTATGCATGACGACTCTTGCGGCTACACCAAGTCATGCTCGTCGTCGGTTGGTGCTATGGACGATGACTAATGTGGGGGTGTCAAGTCATACCTGCTACCGACTGGTGCTACGCTCGGTGGCTCCTATGCCCTATAGAGGTGATTAGTCATACCTGTTGTTGTTGGATCGAAAGTGGTGTGACCGTGACGGGAGGTGGTATGGAGCATCTTTGTCTTCCGGTATCTCCTGCAAAGGTAATTGATCGGGGCGTCGGTAGCCGGTCAAGGGTAATGTAAGATGCGGCTTCAACAAGAAGTTTGTGTAATCCGATGGAAACACGAGATCTCTGATCAGGCTATGTTGATGCGCACCTGCGCCGTGCCCTTGCTAAAGGTGGTGACCGAAGCTCACTTTGGGGATAAAAGTCTCGGGACTGGCCTATGGTTGGACTCGTCACTATCGGTGCACGTGCGGCGTTTTTTTCTTGAAGGCTTACCCTAGGAGATATGTACGAGACATGTACTTTTGGTTTGTTTCGGTCTATTAACATAAGGTTAGTGGTTAACTTGTGAAGCTACTGCCGCGTGGCATGTGACCTTCGGGTTTCTTTTTTAATCGAATTTATTATGCTGTTGGATTTTCTAATAATATATGGCTCCGTGCATCACTCAATGCAGAAGTCGGGGTCATCCTTCTGTTTGAAAAAAAACACTTTTAATCAACGCATGTTTGGCAAAATGAAAATACAATACTAGGCACTCTACATTTCTCATTAATTATGTCCAACTCACAATGTTGAAAATAGGCCTGTCACCTTTGTACAATTTGCAACAAAGCATCCTAGAAGTTGTTTCGTAGATGGAAAATTGCTAACGTAGCCGTCAACTTTAAAAAGTGTCCCTCCGCGATCGATCCAAGTTTATCTTGAGGAATAATGATGTGATTGTTAGAAAATTTCCGGGCAAAATGCTAGCCAGTGCAGTGCAGAGTGCAGACCAGCATGAGCGGCTAGGCAAGGCGACCACAGTAATAAAGGGAGGAAAGCGACGCTGCCGACTTTGCCTCCCCCACTCCAATAATCGCTCTCTAATTAATCACCACTCTCCCACTAATCAATTTTGCTTACCCCACCCACCATGACCGCGCTGATTGACGAGGCGGCCGGACACATCCCTCTATAAATCTCGGTCTCCCTCTCGCTCGCTTACTGCCTTCCTAGCGTGCTTCGTTCACCAATCGCCCacctctctctctatctctccgATCTGTCGGGATTTTCACGAGGAGGATCTAGCACGCGCTGGAGATGGTGGCGCCGATCGCGGTGGCGTCGGCGGGGCTGGGGATGCTGGCGGGGGTGGCGATGGCCAACAGGTCCATGCAGGAGGGGAGGCCCGCGGCGGCGGTGCGTTGGCCGCTGCTGCAGAAGCCGCGATGCGCCACATGCAGCGGGACGGGAAGGGTGGAGTGCCTGTGCTCCCGGTGGTCCGACGGGGACGGCTCAGGCTGCCGGACCTGCGCGGGCACCCGGAGGATGCCTTGCCGGAGCTGCGGCGGGTCCGGGACCGGACGCCGGGCGCCCGTGCGGATTGCCACCGCCTCCGCCACGCCACTCCGGCCACGGGCGAGCACGCGGTGATCGGCCCAGCTCGCGATCCGCGGCCGTGCGGCTCGATTTTGTTTTCTGGAGTTAGAAATATTTGTAATAGTATGTTATAGAACAGAATAGGGGTTTGATAGAATATACTGCAAGTGAATTAGTAATGATTCCTGCCGGGCTCTTGCTGTTACTGAATCGAGCCTTGTCGCGATGAATATCTGCGCCTGAATATCTCGTGACTTCGGCCGGATGAATTTCCAGGGAATTGTTGTGCTGAAAGAATTTTTACGAGCAAAAAATGTGTCGATCCAGGCATCTGTCAAACTTGCAAGTTTTGCAGAGCGCTGCTAATGCTAAAACTTGCAGAAGAGGATGAGCTGGGCAGCCGAGCCACACACACGCCTACACGCCAGACCAGCACTCCGATCAGTCATCATCCCAAGCCAGTGCCGTCCGCTATACGTTCCCCCGAGATCTTTTCCAGTGTGACTCAGTGCCACAAGAATTTCCTCCTTCCACCGTTCGGAACGCTTGAATTTTCTCCTTTACTGCGTGCAAGTAGTACTAACGACATGACAGACACGGACATGTTTGAATTAGCCGGTGAATGGTGTGCAATCTTTAATAAGTAGGGTGGCACATCCTTGAGCTGTTGCACCACTGAAACCGACCAGCAACCGCATGCTCACCTGTCAATTGCGCCCACGGTTCCATAACACAATTGTCTGCCGCCAAATCAGTTATCAATGGCAACACCCGCAATTTATTTGGCCAACACATATCCCTTTAACAtttattttatatatataatCTGTATATGTACCCGACTGTTCAGCAGGCTGTAGTGGTTATTTTATTACCCTCAAACACAAAGATGGGCGTTGAGTTAAGTTATTAGGTGAACACATGAAACGCAATATCCAAAGGAATGGACCAAGTCTTTGCTGGAGCTCATCTGAAATGGTTAATATATTATGCAGTTGCGATAAGCATGGGCTTAGTACATTTTCTTCTTCATTTCCTATCAATTTTTTTGGGATATCATTAAGCAGGACTTGCTCAATCTCTTTAGAGATTTTGACAATGACCCCGCTTCCTTATAAATTAGATTCCAGTCTCATCACCATAATTCCCAAATGAGAGGCCAAAACACCGAGGTTCCAACCTATTGCCCTCACCGGTGGCCGAGCTACAGTGCCAAACCGGGGCGGCCAGTACAAAAGAAAACTCAATATTTTTGTACTCGTGATCCAGTTTATTCTCAAGACTCTCACTAGTCACTTAGTCAGTACCCTACTATATTTGCCATGGGATGTACGACGCACATCCCTTTTGGTAACACGTAGCTAGTGGCCCTCACTAACCATGACTTTAaaattactactccctccttcccattATATTAGGCATATTAGATTTTGCATGCAGTCCCATAATATAAGGCGTGCAGTTACAACCACGCCAAGATCGCTACTTTTCTGGAGAGAAAAAATGGCGACGGGTCTCTCCCCCTGTTAGCACTAACAAGCACCCACTCCGTGCGTACTCCCCGTGTTTTTTTCGGAAAAAGTCCATTTTAAACCCTGAACTCGTAGACGTTCGGCGAAATGAACCCCCAAGTCGAAATCCCGGTCGATTGTATCCTGAACTATGCAATCCCGGTCTAAATCAAACCTTCGAGTCGTTTGGATGGCCGGGATTGCCGGGATTTTGCTGACGGCACACACCTCCACCCCGCTGGGCTGGCCCGCTTTATTTTTTTCCGTTAAGAAATAAAATTTCACAAAGGGCACTACACCTTGCTTCTGCTGGGCCGGCctgattttatttttttgttagAAAAAAGCGCACGGTGTGCCTTGAACATGCGACCCCGTGCTGGTGTTTAAATTTTTTCAACGTATGTAAAAAATATTCAAAGTATATTTTTAAAGAATTCAACGTATTTAAAAAAATCACATTTGTTTCCAAGAATTGTTGAAAACTTTGAGAAAAAAGAAATATGCCGCGATACATTGTACTTTAAAATTGGCGCTGCAATATAGACGTACTGAGTAGGTAGCTAGCGTGGTTGCCGTCCCTGCCATTTATTCactttttcaaattttgttcacaatttTAAATTGTTCAATGTACATCAAAAAATGTTCAACGGGTATTTAAATGGTTATTCAGCGCATATCACAAAAATTGTTCAATGTATAATCACAAAAAATGGTTTTTCAGTTAAAAATTGTTCAGATTATATTACAAAAATATTCAATGTATAAAAACTGTTCATCGTATATCATAAAAATGTATAATATTTTTTAAATTATTTCAATGTATATCACAAAAATGTTCGCTGTGTAGTTAAAAATTGGTCATCGCACACCTAAAAAACGTTCAATGTACATTTGAAAATCGTTCATCGTATATAAAtttttgttcatgttttcaatAATTGTTCACATTTTAACAGTTTGTTTGAGTTTTAAATTTCTTCAAGAAAACATTGTTCATATTTTGAACGAAGATTAAAAAAACGGATTTGTCGCTGACCATATACTTTAAACTTACGCTGTACTGTAATACCAACCCCCTGGCGTCGCAGCTATCCAGCGAAAGGTCGCCTGTTCGAATCCAACCAGCGGCACAACTTTTTAGTTCGTTACATTTTTTCCCGTACGTTCGCTCGTTTCCTGGCAATGGGCCGGACCGTTTGCGCGAGCCCTACAGGAGCTCCCGTCCGCAATTCTGCCGCGAAAGAGCAACAGAAAAATTAAAGACaatttttttgagcaaacaaaagaataaatgggctggcccaacgCAGAGGAGGCCCACTAGCTAGACAAATCCCGGTTGACATTTGTCAGGGTTTGATTTAGACCGGGATTGCATAGTTCAGGGTGCAATCGACCGGGATTTCGACTTGAGGGTTCGTTTCGCCGAACATCTACGAGTTCAGGGTTTAAAATAGACTTTTTCCGTTTCTTTCCGGTCGTGGATGCCTCCCGCACCACGCGTAATGCTCGATGCGCTAATTTTCATGCTAACAACTAATACACCTAATATGATGGGAAGGAGGGAGTAACAAACTGGGTAAGTGCGCCAATAGGCTTATTGATGGAAACCAAACCACCTTCATTAGAGGCAGATATATCCTCGAAAGTCTGGTCACAactcatgagattattcatgtcGACAGGTGATCGTTGATATGGGAGCTACGATGCAACTCCTAGAATGTTCGGCCAGGGATTAAAGCACTCCAAACACTCTACACACGCGACAAAGGATTTTACCCAAGTTTAGACCACTATGATGGTGTATACCCTATTCCTGATTTGGTATTCTTCCTATATCAATTCCTTCTAACCCTTACAAATGATCTTTCCCTCCCCTTATATGGCCGTAGGGGGATTCTCTTCTTACGACCATCGAGGGTTGACCCTCGCAACCCAAGGGGATGGTACGTAGTGGGTGGACACTCCTATGCCGTCACGTCACCATGCCCTGGGTACAAGAACTTCCCTCGTTAGCCGATCTGACAAGGCCCCGCCGTCCTCGACCATGTCATTCACATGTTGAGGCTCATTGCCTTCGTCATCCTCTCTTGTCCCGTCAGGCCCATGGCGTGCCTGGCCGGACAGGGAAGGACCAAGCAGTTTCGTCTCCTCCGTCATCACAACGCTTCCCCATGATGGCGGTTGCATCCATGCGATGTCGCCAGGAGTTGGTCATTCACCTCGAAGACATGAGGGGGAGCCCAACGTATTCTAGGGGAAACAACATCCTCGGGGCGAGTTGCTGGGGGCATGGCTAGCCCCCAAGCCAACTTGCCAACGGATGTCGTCGAGGCGTGATCACGACCTGACCAACCCGCATGGGTGGGGACCCCTCCCCTTACAATGCTGACTGTAGCAGAAGGCCGGGCCAAAGAAAAGCTAGGCAGGTTGCCGAAACGTCAGCAACCAGGCACGAAACCCGAGGCATC contains:
- the LOC109782332 gene encoding uncharacterized protein — its product is MVAPIAVASAGLGMLAGVAMANRSMQEGRPAAAVRWPLLQKPRCATCSGTGRVECLCSRWSDGDGSGCRTCAGTRRMPCRSCGGSGTGRRAPVRIATASATPLRPRASTR